One genomic segment of Catalinimonas alkaloidigena includes these proteins:
- a CDS encoding nucleotidyltransferase family protein has product MNKEDILQKLRDSKPFLTQQFGIESLGLFGSYATEQATTESDIDLFYIPQEGISVGYTQRVLLEEYLTQLL; this is encoded by the coding sequence ATGAACAAAGAGGATATCTTACAAAAGTTGAGGGATAGCAAGCCTTTCTTAACCCAACAGTTTGGTATTGAAAGCCTGGGCTTATTTGGTAGTTATGCTACTGAGCAGGCTACTACCGAAAGTGATATAGACCTTTTTTATATACCCCAGGAAGGTATTAGCGTAGGTTACACCCAAAGGGTTTTACTAGAAGAATACCTGACTCAATTACTGTAA